One Bdellovibrionota bacterium DNA window includes the following coding sequences:
- a CDS encoding CBS domain-containing protein has protein sequence MLCSFCGYENLEGADHCDECQASLTHEGGMPNPTEGWQKKIMKDTIRKVGVREPLITKPSGTVKQVVQKMKETGNGCVLVMEDGKLAGIFTERDLLHKLGRPGVDLSDYAVEQMMTASPEVLSEDDTIAYALNKMAMGNFRHVPIEKSDGSFYTLSVHDVLRYVF, from the coding sequence ATGCTCTGTTCCTTCTGCGGGTACGAGAATCTGGAGGGGGCCGATCATTGCGATGAATGCCAAGCCTCGCTCACGCATGAAGGGGGAATGCCGAACCCGACGGAGGGATGGCAGAAAAAGATCATGAAAGACACGATTCGGAAGGTCGGTGTCCGTGAACCTCTGATCACCAAACCGAGCGGCACGGTCAAGCAGGTCGTTCAGAAGATGAAAGAAACGGGGAACGGCTGCGTCTTGGTCATGGAGGACGGAAAACTGGCCGGCATCTTCACCGAGCGGGATCTTCTTCATAAATTGGGCCGCCCCGGTGTCGATCTATCGGATTATGCGGTCGAACAAATGATGACGGCTTCCCCGGAAGTGCTGAGCGAGGACGACACGATCGCATACGCATTGAACAAAATGGCGATGGGGAATTTTCGACATGTGCCGATTGAAAAATCGGACGGTTCGTTCTACACGCTTTCCGTCCACGATGTCTTGCGTTATGTCTTTTGA
- a CDS encoding 2-oxoacid:ferredoxin oxidoreductase subunit beta, producing MTEPLNLTRDDFVSDQEVRWCPGCGDYAVLASIQRLMPTLNIPKENHVFISGIGCSSRFPYYMKTYGFHSIHGRAMTLATGLKVSRPELTVWVVTGDGDALSIGGNHFIHCLRRNVGLNILLFNNRIYGLTKGQYSPTSEKGKKTKSSPYGSIDYPINALSLALAAEATFIARTIDVHTQHLTETVRRAAGHEGVSFVEIYQNCNIFNDGAFKNLTEREFRDDRLLALEHGKPMLFGADRKKGIRLKDNRPEIVTIGENGVTEADILVHDEHAENPTIAYMLTRMDYPNYPVPIGVVRSVQKPTYEEMLHGQIAEVKTMKGKGDLGKLLRGSETWEVK from the coding sequence ATGACTGAACCTCTAAATTTGACCCGAGACGATTTCGTCTCCGATCAAGAAGTCCGATGGTGCCCCGGGTGCGGCGACTACGCTGTTTTGGCGTCGATCCAGCGTCTGATGCCGACGTTGAACATTCCGAAAGAAAACCACGTGTTCATCTCAGGGATCGGGTGTTCCAGCCGTTTCCCTTATTATATGAAGACGTACGGCTTCCACAGCATTCACGGGCGGGCGATGACTCTTGCCACGGGACTAAAAGTATCCCGGCCGGAATTAACGGTATGGGTGGTCACCGGAGACGGCGACGCACTTTCCATCGGCGGGAATCATTTCATCCATTGCCTGCGGAGAAACGTCGGCCTCAACATCCTTCTGTTCAACAACCGGATCTACGGCTTGACGAAAGGCCAGTATTCCCCCACCTCGGAGAAGGGGAAGAAGACCAAATCATCTCCGTACGGATCGATCGATTACCCCATCAACGCGCTTTCTCTGGCCCTGGCTGCCGAGGCTACGTTCATCGCGCGAACGATCGACGTCCATACCCAACATCTCACCGAGACGGTTCGCAGAGCGGCGGGCCACGAAGGGGTATCGTTCGTCGAGATTTACCAGAACTGCAATATTTTCAACGACGGCGCCTTCAAGAACCTCACCGAACGTGAATTTCGTGACGATCGGTTGTTGGCATTGGAGCATGGAAAGCCGATGCTTTTCGGAGCGGATCGGAAAAAAGGAATCCGCCTGAAGGACAACCGACCGGAAATTGTGACGATCGGGGAGAACGGCGTGACGGAAGCCGACATCCTCGTTCATGACGAACATGCCGAGAACCCGACGATCGCCTATATGCTGACGCGGATGGACTACCCGAATTATCCGGTGCCGATCGGCGTCGTGCGGAGCGTCCAAAAGCCGACGTACGAGGAAATGCTCCACGGCCAGATCGCAGAAGTGAAAACCATGAAGGGCAAGGGCGATCTCGGCAAGCTCCTCCGCGGTTCCGAAACCTGGGAGGTTAAGTAA
- a CDS encoding 2-oxoacid:acceptor oxidoreductase subunit alpha encodes MSDPGQAKDVKAAQARSSKKTVTQELDSVTIRFAGDSGDGMQITGTQFTQTSAIIGNDIATFPDFPAEIRAPAGSLPGVSGFQLNFSSHDIRTPGDQPNVLVAMNPAALKVHLRDLEKGGILIVNTDSFTELNLKKVGYDKNPMADESLSGYRVFEIPMNKLTEESLKDLGLSKKEQDRCKNFFALGLMFWLYDRTMEPTLRWIDDKFSKVPAIAEANRRALKAGYYYGETAEAFGTHYRVPEAPLAPGLYRQITGNEATALGMIAAAQLSGKPIFYGSYPITPASDILHELSKQKHFDIRTFQAEDEISAIGAAIGASFGGHLGVTGTSGPGVALKSEAIGLAVMTELPLVIINVQRGGPSTGLPTKTEQADLLQALYGRNSECPVAVVAPGTPGECFSFVTEAFRIATKYMTPVFFLSDGYLANGAEPWKVPSVESLKKFEIKHLVDAKNFQPYQRDEKTLARPWVVPGTKGLEHRIGGLEKQDITGNVSYDPINHDKMVRLRAAKIERIAQDIPDIEIYGKPSGKVLVVGWGSTYGAITTAVEALQQEGKAVSSIHIRYLNPMPKNLGEVLKRFEKILVPELNLGQLKLVLRHKFLVDAIGLNKVQGQPFKIAEVKEAVEKLI; translated from the coding sequence ATGTCGGACCCAGGCCAAGCCAAGGACGTGAAGGCCGCACAGGCGCGTTCGTCGAAAAAGACGGTTACTCAAGAACTTGATTCCGTGACGATCCGATTCGCCGGTGATTCCGGCGACGGGATGCAAATCACGGGAACTCAGTTCACGCAGACCTCGGCGATCATCGGAAACGACATCGCCACGTTTCCGGATTTCCCCGCGGAAATCCGCGCACCCGCCGGTTCGCTCCCCGGTGTAAGCGGATTTCAGCTCAACTTTTCGAGCCATGATATTCGAACGCCGGGCGATCAGCCGAACGTCCTGGTCGCGATGAATCCGGCCGCACTCAAAGTTCATCTCCGCGATCTGGAGAAGGGCGGAATTTTGATCGTCAACACCGACAGCTTCACGGAACTAAATCTCAAAAAAGTGGGGTACGACAAGAACCCCATGGCGGATGAGTCGCTCTCCGGCTACCGGGTCTTTGAAATCCCGATGAACAAGCTGACCGAGGAGTCGCTCAAAGACTTGGGTCTCTCCAAAAAAGAACAGGACCGCTGTAAGAATTTTTTCGCACTCGGACTCATGTTCTGGCTCTACGATCGAACGATGGAGCCGACGCTGCGGTGGATCGACGACAAATTCTCCAAAGTTCCCGCGATCGCCGAAGCGAACCGCCGGGCATTGAAGGCGGGCTACTATTACGGCGAGACCGCCGAGGCCTTCGGCACGCATTACCGCGTTCCCGAGGCGCCATTGGCCCCCGGCCTTTATCGCCAAATTACGGGAAACGAAGCGACCGCGCTCGGAATGATTGCGGCCGCTCAGCTGTCGGGAAAGCCGATTTTTTACGGCAGCTATCCGATTACGCCGGCCAGCGACATCCTGCATGAACTCTCCAAACAGAAGCATTTCGACATCCGAACGTTTCAAGCGGAAGATGAAATCTCGGCGATCGGCGCCGCGATCGGTGCTTCGTTCGGCGGGCACCTCGGTGTGACCGGAACGAGCGGACCGGGCGTCGCTCTCAAGTCGGAAGCGATCGGCCTCGCCGTCATGACGGAACTTCCTTTGGTTATTATCAACGTTCAGCGAGGAGGACCCAGTACCGGCCTTCCGACGAAGACCGAACAGGCGGACCTTCTGCAAGCGTTGTACGGGCGGAACAGCGAATGCCCCGTTGCGGTCGTCGCTCCGGGAACTCCCGGCGAATGCTTTTCGTTCGTCACCGAGGCGTTTCGGATCGCCACCAAGTACATGACGCCGGTATTCTTTCTCTCGGACGGTTATCTCGCCAATGGCGCCGAGCCATGGAAAGTCCCCTCGGTTGAGTCGCTCAAGAAGTTTGAGATCAAACATCTGGTGGATGCGAAAAATTTCCAACCCTACCAACGGGATGAGAAGACCCTGGCACGGCCCTGGGTAGTGCCCGGGACAAAGGGGTTGGAACACCGGATCGGCGGCTTGGAAAAGCAGGACATCACCGGAAACGTCAGCTACGACCCGATCAACCACGACAAGATGGTCCGTCTACGGGCGGCCAAGATCGAGCGAATCGCACAGGACATTCCCGACATCGAAATCTACGGGAAGCCATCGGGAAAAGTATTGGTGGTCGGATGGGGCAGTACGTACGGCGCGATCACGACGGCCGTTGAGGCCCTTCAGCAAGAAGGGAAAGCGGTCTCCAGTATTCACATCCGTTATTTGAATCCAATGCCCAAGAACCTGGGCGAAGTCCTAAAGCGCTTCGAAAAGATACTCGTTCCCGAGCTGAACCTAGGGCAGTTGAAACTCGTGCTTCGACACAAATTCCTGGTCGATGCGATCGGACTGAACAAGGTCCAGGGACAGCCGTTTAAAATTGCGGAAGTGAAAGAGGCGGTGGAAAAACTAATATGA